The Vidua macroura isolate BioBank_ID:100142 chromosome 27, ASM2450914v1, whole genome shotgun sequence genome includes a window with the following:
- the LOC128819920 gene encoding uncharacterized protein LOC128819920, translating to MTIKEQQDSQQKQLDSRLNWQILNPWDVAGGLNPNDDDSISGHHRDKEKDPAPRQNFVNFHKQPKKQDSQYWVGHNRLFYQVLSPVKAEGEPRATGTKDEQRLNRNLDFLSDPLVQSRPAASSGGGATAEEEQSSLGGHLLIMPDTTDTHGKQQEEGSRFLNKPWSPQSPDLAPVPGELLETTVDHHLRLLVPDKSLQTFMAHMERALRKDCSLPQLKLACAKMVSKTGLLLKVLSERQENQGTSDPMGRCPLQENISSSTAVDEDQEPTEKKPEDTEEMVLFMVLLFLFVVIAVMLKTFFHMYFLTREGDSQPCHSRDSWLRRFCVKLPQRVRKDNKEAQNVEQKRAGSSSQCCPFSFIACASLLLKVLPFLEAFWTYSWFKKSEMPLVQCITDVYGSDRKAYQEET from the exons ATGACaatcaaagagcagcaggacagccagCAGAAGCAACTGGACTCAAGATTGAACTGGCAAATACTAAACCCCTGGGATGTAGCTGGTGGGTTAAACCCTAATGATGATGACTCCATTTCTGGACACCACAGAGATAAGGAGAAAGATCCAGCTCCAAGGCAGAACTTTGTCAATTTTCACAAACAGCCAAAGAAGCAGGACAGCCAGTACTGGGTTGGACATAATCGGCTTTTCTACCAGGTGTTGAGCCCTGtgaaagcagagggagagcCCAGAGCCACTGGCACCAAAGATGAGCAGCGTCTAAACAGGAACCtggattttctctctgacccGTTGGTTCAGAGCCGCCCCGCTGCGAGCAGCGGAGGAGGAGCCACAGCTGAAGAGGAGCAGTCCTCTCTAGGTGGGCACCTCCTGATCATGCCTGACACCACAGACACGCAcgggaagcagcaggaagaaggATCCAGGTTCCTCAATAAACCTTGGAGCCCCCAAAGTCCAGACCTTGCGCCGGTTCCAGGAGAACTCCTGGAAACCACGGTTGATCATCATCTGCGCTTGCTGGTGCCAGACAAAAGCTTGCAGACATTCATGGCCCACATGGAGCGAGCCCTAAGGAAGGActgcagcctgccccagctcaaACTGGCCTGTGCCAAGATGGTCTCAAAGACCGGGCTGCTTCTAAAGGTGCTCAGTGAGAGGCAAGAGAACCAGGGAACCTCTGATCCCATGGGCCGGTGTCCTCTGCAAGAGAacatctccagcagcacagctgtggaCGAGGATCAGGAGCCCACAGAGAAG aaaccagaggacacagaggAAATGGTCCTGTTCATGGTTTTGTTATTTCTCTTCGTTGTCATTGCTGTGATGCTGAAAACCTTCTTCCAC ATGTACTTCCTGACCCGTGAAGGTGATTCCCAaccctgccacagcagggactCTTGGCTGAGAAG gTTCTGTGTAAAACTGCCACAGAGAGTGAGGAAGGATAACAAGGAGGCACAGAATGTAGAGCAGAAAAGGGCAGGGAGctcctcccagtgctgcccatTCTCCTTCATTGCCTGTGCATCCTTACTTTTAAAAGTCCTTCCCTTTCTTGAAGCTTTCTGGACATATTCTTGGTTCAAGAAATCTGAAATGCCATTGGTTCAATGCATCACGGATGTCTACGGAAGTGACAGAAAAGCATATCAGGAAGAGACATAG